The bacterium DNA segment CAAGTGCTCCGCCCCGTTCACCTTCGGGCTGATGAGCACCTTGCTCCGCCCCCACTCCACCGGCTTGAAGGGCACTTCGTCCAGAATGATGACCGATTTTTCCGGCATTCCGTCTCTCCCGTCTCCAAAAAGATGGTTTTTTATCTCATCCGCTTCCGGATGGCATCGCCGCACGCGCGCGTGGAGAGCGTCCCGCCGATGTCCCGCGTCCGCTCACCGGCCATGATGCACTCCTCCACCGCCCGGCGAATCGAAGCCGCGCCTTCGGCACAGCCCAAATGCTCGAGCAGGAGCGCCGCCGTGAGGATCGCCGCAACCGGATTGGCGATTCCCTGCCCGGCGATGTCAGGGGCGGTGCCGTGCACCGGCTCGAAGAGCGAGATGCCCTCCATGTTCAGGTTGGCCGAAGGGGCAAGCCCGAGCCCCCCGACAAGTCCCGAGGTGACGTCGCTCAGGATGTCGCCGAGGAAATTGTTCGTCACGAGCACGTCGAACTCCTCGGGATGTTGGATCAACTCCATGCAGACGGCGTCGATCAGCCGCGCCTCGGACTCGATGCCGGGAAACTGCGCCCGCACCTCATCGAAGACCCGCCGCCAGATGCCTCCGGCGTAGCGGAGCCCCGTCGCCTTGTCCGTCATGGTGACCTTGCGGCGGCCGTAGCGCTGCGCGAAGGAAAACGCCGCCCGGATGATGCGCTCCACCCCCTTGTAGGTGTGAATCTCCTGCTGGACGGCCACCTCGTCCGAGGTCTGAAGCTTGAAGAAACCGCCGATGCCGGCGTAGAGGCCCTCGGTGTTCTCCCGGAAGACGACATGATCGATCTGGCCCGCCTTTTTGTTCTTGAGCGGCGTCAAATCTTCGTGCCACAGCCGGCTGGGGCGGATGTTCGCGTACAGATCGAGGCCGAAGCGGATGCCCAGCAGAATTTGCTCATGGACAATCGGCCCCTTTACGCGCGGATCGCCGACGGCGCCCTGGAGGATCGCGTCGAAATTCTTGCGCAGATAGTCGCAGGCATTCTCCGGGACGGCGCTTCCCTCGCGCAGGTAGCGCTCGCTGTTCCAGTCCAGTTGCTCGAACTCCACTTTGAGGCCGGCTGCCTCCGCCGCCGCCTGCAGGGTCTCCTCCGCTTCGGGAACCACTTCGTTGCCGATGCCATCTCCTCGGATGACCGCGATACGGGCCATGCCCATCTCCTCCTTGCGCGCAAAAAAATACGAAATGAACCCGGGGGATTTTGACAAACCCCGGCGAAGGGGACAAGGTAGGTTCACCGGTTTTTCTTTTTTTCATCCTTCCTTATCGGAGAGGTGCACATGGTCGAGTCATCCCCGCTCCCCGAGGGAACCGTCCGGTTCCCGCCGGAGGTCATTCAGGAGTTCATGTATCTCTCGTTCCGGGCGGCGGAGGTCCCCGAGGCAGATGCCCGCCTGACGGCGGAAGTGCTCATCAGCGCGGACCTCCGGGGAATCCGGAGCCACGGAGCCGCCCGGCTCCCCTACTTCCTCGTCCGCCTCGAAAGAGGGCTTATCAACAAAAACCCCGAGATGACGCTCCACGCCGGCAGCCCGACGACCGGAGTTCTCGATGCGGACAACGCGCTCGGCACCGTCGCCTCGAACCGCGCCATGGAGGAGGCGCTCGCGCGCGCCGCGGAGTTCGGCACCGGCTTTATCGCTGTCCGGGGGAGCAGCCACTTCGGCTACGCGGGCTACTGGGCCCGCAAGGCCATGGAGCGCGGCTTCATCGGCATCAGCATGAGCAACGGTGGAAACCGCGTCGCCCCCACCTTCGGCATCAGTCCCCTCTTCGGGACGAACCCCTTCAGCGTGGCGATCCCCGGCGGGCCGGGCGGGCACGATTTTCATCTGGACATGGCGACGGCGACCGTCGCGGTGGGGAAGATCGAAACCGCCCTGCGCGAAGGGCGCACGCTCCCCAAGGGATGGGTGTCGAGCGCCGCTCCGGCGCCGGGGCTCGATGAGCGCGGCATCCTGACGATGGACGCGCCCCTCCTCCCCCTCGGCGGGGAGGGAGACGAAAGCGGCGGCCACAAGGGCTACGGCCTCTCGCTGATGGTGGAGCTGCTCAGCAGCCTGCTCTCCGGCTCCGACCTCGGGGCGCGCATCGCCGGGGCGGGGCCGAACGCACCCGCCGCCACCGGCCACCTGATGGGGGCACTGAAGGTCGAGGGCTTCCGCGAGCCGGCGCT contains these protein-coding regions:
- a CDS encoding isocitrate/isopropylmalate dehydrogenase family protein; this translates as MARIAVIRGDGIGNEVVPEAEETLQAAAEAAGLKVEFEQLDWNSERYLREGSAVPENACDYLRKNFDAILQGAVGDPRVKGPIVHEQILLGIRFGLDLYANIRPSRLWHEDLTPLKNKKAGQIDHVVFRENTEGLYAGIGGFFKLQTSDEVAVQQEIHTYKGVERIIRAAFSFAQRYGRRKVTMTDKATGLRYAGGIWRRVFDEVRAQFPGIESEARLIDAVCMELIQHPEEFDVLVTNNFLGDILSDVTSGLVGGLGLAPSANLNMEGISLFEPVHGTAPDIAGQGIANPVAAILTAALLLEHLGCAEGAASIRRAVEECIMAGERTRDIGGTLSTRACGDAIRKRMR
- a CDS encoding Ldh family oxidoreductase, producing the protein MVESSPLPEGTVRFPPEVIQEFMYLSFRAAEVPEADARLTAEVLISADLRGIRSHGAARLPYFLVRLERGLINKNPEMTLHAGSPTTGVLDADNALGTVASNRAMEEALARAAEFGTGFIAVRGSSHFGYAGYWARKAMERGFIGISMSNGGNRVAPTFGISPLFGTNPFSVAIPGGPGGHDFHLDMATATVAVGKIETALREGRTLPKGWVSSAAPAPGLDERGILTMDAPLLPLGGEGDESGGHKGYGLSLMVELLSSLLSGSDLGARIAGAGPNAPAATGHLMGALKVEGFREPALVFAQMAQTFELIRNSEKEPGRDRIYIHGEPELIAEAENRRIGVPITPPILDQMRRINERLRLGFEI